tgagaatttttaaaattataaggcttaattaatttttttaaaattcggggtataattaaaattttaaaaaaagttgggAGCATATACCTCAACCACCGTCCTCTGTCTTTTAGTATTCAAATGTGACACACTTTTCTAATATggtatttggattttttttttgattgaatatGGTACATgtatttgagaaaaaattataaatgaactttttaatgtttaatttcattaaaattgttcagatgaaatttcataattaactaATGATATTAACTATTAGTTCTTATTAAGTCTGAAAagaaagggtaaattacatttgATCACCCAACTTTTATAAGTTTCattttgtgaattgaaataaaaatttataaattgggCACCACCATTgacaatcattttcattttactaacccaactttaataagttttattttgatcacccgttgttaatttaatgttattatacactcattttagtcacccaacttcaataaattttatttcgatCACTCATttcatctttttatattttattttattttctctaaaataaatTAGGTTCTCACATTTGTAACTCAattctttatataaaaaacataagctttaaaaagagaaattaaagGAAATTACAAAGATAAATTGGTTTTCTTTATAATTCCTATAAAATCTCATGCTTTTTCCTTTTactagaaaaaaaagtaaaattattcctgaaaaggagaaaataaagaaaattaaaagatttttttccTGTAAAAATCTAAGTTAATTCCTATAAAACCTCAAGTTTTtccttttactaaaaatttaattaattctaaaaatataattaatttttttaaaatgaaacaaatgatcaaaatcaaaacttatTAAAGTTTGGTGATTAAAATGAgtatacaataatattaaaataacgaggtacgaccaaaataaaaacttattaaagttaggtgactaaaatgaaaacttattaaagttaagtaactaaaatgaaaattgttgTTAACAGTAGTgtccaatttatttttatttttttttaattttcgacacccaaaatgaaaatttatgaaagtcATCGAACCAACAGGAGTATAGTTTATCCAAAAAGAAACCCCAACCATCCGACTATATTTAATCACTTCTTTGCTCTTGACCGCTCTAAATAGGAAGTTGATAACATTGTGAATGGCCATATCTGTGAAATTGGTAATATTCAGCAAAGAAATCTCTGGCATAATTTGTTAGAACCTCAGGAAACAAAGGAATGGAGTTATTTTCAATAATGGTGACCATTGCATTGCTGAGCTGCGAGATATTTTAAGAGGAGCAAACCTGGTGGATTTGGTCTTTTGAACAGGAACTTTGATTTTACAAGCGTTCACCCTACAATGGGTTTAAATCACAGAGATTGCCTACTTGATACTCACCCTACAACTCACATCAGGAGTTTAAATCGCAGAGATTGCTAGCGCACACATGTTGCCAATGATATATTTATCCTACAAAACTCACGTCGTGGTTTTGAACAGCAAGGATTGTCTGCTTCTGGTGTTTACACGTGATAGCAATGACTTACACTTATGGTGTGAGTTATACCCAAAAAAAACCCTGGTAGGTAAGTGCAGCAAATTGAATGGCAGGCTCCAAATGAAGGATGGGTTCAACTCAACTAAGATGAGGCCCGCATATGTTTGTTAGGCCCCATTTTAACTATGCTCGGGACTGTGTAATTTGATTTCACTAGTTTTTAAGGCATTTGCCTCCTTTGGTAAAAAAGAAGAGAGTATGAAGCAACATAAGTAAAAACCACTTTAACCAGAATACATGTAACTGCTAATGTGTGCCATCTAAAAGAGGGCAGTTCATATTGGGATCTATGAAAGTATAATTTTTGAGGGGGATAAACACACTAACATCTGCTTTACATGTACATATCAAAAGATTCATATCAGGAATGAACAAAATACCTAACTAGACCTCTCTGAATGATATTAACACTTGGAGAGACAGATGCCTACTGCTTAACCTCCCCCTCATTATCGTCCTGAGCAACACTTCGGTCACTTCGGTCACGGTTCCCTTGAGAGTTATCATCTTGAGTAACACTTTGGTCGCGGTTCCCTTGAGAATTCTCTGGAGCAACACCTCGCTCACGGTTCCCTCGAGATTTTCGGAAATATTTTGCAACAAAAGCTTCAGCCAAATCAGGATATTTCCCCTTGATCATGTTCTCCAGACACTTGAGATAAGAGAAATCTTGCTTATGACCATCGGTTGTGACAACATAGAGGCACCTGGTATCCAGGAAAAGGCTGTGCTTGTTTACCTGTTTTGCATCAAATGGTGATGCACAACAAATAATTGATTaatcctttcttttcttctctgaaagaatatataattaaaatccataaatactatgtgcccaaaaatatattaatatcactATAAAATTGCACACCATCATTCATAGGTAACTCATTCCAAAATCATAGGTAACTCATTCCAAAATCAAATTCAGAACCGGTCTTATATAGACTGAAATTGGAACTGTTAAActgaccaaaaaaataaaaagatcacTTCATCCTATGCTGATGACTATATGCAATCATGTTTTCCCCAAGTCTTATAAAATATCTAACATACAAGAAATTTTAAGCATGTTAAGTGTGTTTTCTGACATCTATTAAGTCTCGGATTTCTTGTGCTTTTACATTCAAATTGTGCCTCTCCACCTATTACCAATCGGTTTTAGGTTCAATGCTTAACAAAACCAATCTAAGGCAAGGGCCAGGAAGCATGGGACGAATTTACGTGACCAGACAGCATAGGATCTAGATGTCACAGAAGTGTACTGAATATCAGTAAGAGTTAACATGCAGACATAATGCACAGTCCAAAACAACACAAGCTGTATCAAGGGAATTTGGTTCTTTAAGTGAATAAAGAACAAGAAAACATCACCCTAAGCTGAAGGCACCTTCGTCTAATACTTCCAGAGTACTTTAAAAGGCCTGAGAATTTTATGCTATCACTAAACAAAGAACTTAAACTACAAAGAGATGAAATGTCAGAGCCGACACCTCAGAACAAGGCAAACATCTTATCATTGGTGAAATTGGAACTTGGTAGTAACATGTAAACACATGCAAAGTACGAGCCAATATGAGAGATGAATAGTGAGTGACTCGTGTAACTAATGGAGAACTCCAACCATTAAGAGAATGTGTTTACATGGATGCCTTTGTCCACTTATTAAAAGCTCACAAATCACAGATGCCAAGCCATGGCCTAAAATTCTTCCATGTATCACAAATGATAGGAACATCATTCAAACAAAGGCAAAGTGGGAAAAAAATTGGATAGAGAAGCCATACCATGACATAATCAATACCAGCACCCATTTTTACAGCTTTGTCTGGATGATGAGCTAAAACATTATCAAGTACAAACGTCTGATCATCGGCAGACAGTGGATCCCCATCGTTGTACCTTCAAATatgaattttctattaaaactcGCATAAGATGAAAACATGAGCAGAAACTATTGATTGCAGGGTTGGGGAATGGAAAAGTAGAAAAAAAGATTAAGCAGTACAATAATTAGACTCCGAGAATAAATGTAGGCTAGGTCCTTGGAAGTGTCTGCTTTGTTACATATGTATCTAATAAAACTTGAGCGAACCCTAATGCTTAAAAgaatcatgaaaattttgacatgaaCTATGATAGCAAAGATTGTTCATGCAAAACCCAAATTGTTTCCCACTTGAAAGGtgattaaaaacatataatgcCATACAAATAGATCATCAAATGTAAGGGCATCTAATTTCCCAGAATTTCCTAACTCATGCAGATCCATGTCAATTAACAACATAAAGAAATTACTTTCTACTTTCTGATGTAACTAAAAACATtgtcataaaatttcaagagcaaaagtctaaaaatttacCCAGTCTGGTGCATTATTTTTCTGATTGACTGCATGAGTGGCTCAACATCCAAGAGAATATCTTTCTCCTCAGAAGTAAACATGTCTAGTCTTTGTCTTGTAACAGTGTACATTGCAGCCATACTGGAATCATCATTCATCATTCGAGCTGGCTTCAAAGGACGACTCTTCTTATTAGCATCTGAAGCCCAACGACGTGAGCCCTTACTCTGTCCCCACTGATGCTGTTTTTCACTTTGAGTGTTATCCTCACCCTGTGGCATATCCCAGCCACTAGAACTTGCAGGTTGGTTTAAGTCATTAAGGGTGCCCCAACCCTGTGAACATTCGGGTGACTTTTGCTGGTCCCATGAATTATTAATTGTAGGTGACTTTTCTTGGTCCCAAGAACTATTTGCTGGTGGCTTTTGTTGATCCCAAGAATTATTTGCCGTAGATGATTTTTGCCGATCCCAAGAACTATTTGTTGCAGGTGACTTTTGTTGGTCCCAAGCATTATTCATTGTCTGTGCCTTTTGTTGGTCCCAATTACTATTCTTACTACAGCCTTTTGTAGGTGACTCATCTGAGCCTGCAGCAGATGAGGAAACCCAACCAGACATTGACTGAACTGGCTTTTCCCAAGAAGCTTTTTCATCCCAACTAGATGTCGATTGAACTACCATTTCCTCTGTCACTTTGTTATTCCAACCAGATGCTGACTGCACCGGCTTTACTTGACTTGCTTTATTATCCCATTCATTTTCAATTCTCCCTTGGCCCGGCTGGTTATCGTTTCCAATGAAGCCAGATTCATGAACTGCAGCAGTCTTCCTTCCCCAAGAAGAAACAGTATCCCAGCTACTAGATTTGGAAGTTTTGTCCAAAGATTTTTTAGGGGAGGAATCTTTTGTCCCCCAACCAGACCATGGAGCTGCAGCACTAGCATCAAGTTCTTCAGATTCTTTGCTCATTATTCCCCAACTAGCACCAGAATCCCAACCATTGGGCTTGGAGGCTCTCTCTTCCACAGGAAGGACATCTCGTGTATCAAACTTTTTCATCTCCCAACCAGACAATTCAGTTTGCTCTTTCATACAAGTTCCATCCGTTTTTGGAGAGACATCTTGTGATTTAGATTTGCTCATCCCCCAATCAGACCACTCGCTTTGCTTCTTTGAACTGGATGCAGCTGCTGCAAAATTGTCACCATCCTCTGCATTTTTATGCCATGCAGACAAGGCATCCCAACCAACATCCACTTTTGGAGAGACAACATCTTGTGATTTAGATTTGCTCGCCCCCCAATCAGAACACTCATTTTGCTTCTTCGAACTGGTTGCAGCAGCTGCAAATTTGTCACCATCCTCTGCATTTTTATTCCATCCAGACAAAGCATCCCAACCAACATCTTGTGAGTTAGATTTGCTCGCACCCCAACCAGACCACTCATTTTGCTTCTCCGAACTGGTCGCAGCTGCAGCAAATTTGTCAACATCCTCAGCATTTTTATTCCATCCAGATGCATCCCAACCAACATCTGACACCTTGTCCAAAGACacatctttttcccaatttgCACTAGCTGACTGACCGTCTAAATTATTCTCAAATTCAGCTGCGTCCTCAAACACCGGCTTATCTAAACCAGTGCTATGGTCTGGAGACAAGCACCACTCATCCATTAAATCATCAACTTCTTCTCCCAGGCAAGCAGTATTAGAATTGCTTCCACCAGCACCACTAACCATGTGCAGAAAGTTGTAGACATCCATTCCACTCATTTGATCAGATCCAGActgggaaagaaaaaagataatgAGAAAATGCTACACTAGAAATCAATGAAAGCCAATAAGAAGTTTGTTGCTCGAACTCAATTGCAGGTGTCAACTGCAGGTATGCATTGTCTGACATGCCAACTACATGAAATAGAACACATGCCAATACAGTTATAGAGGGTTCAAAATGAGGAAAAAGCTCTATGGATtctttaaccaaaataaaatattaagaccCGTTTTTTTGgtcaagtaaaaatattaagatcTTAGTAAATGAACCTAAATGGGACAGATGAAAAGGGCAAGGGCGTTGGCAGTAATAACCCAAGATGGAGGAAGAGAGAGGAACCAAGCAAACAAAGATGACATCAGATCATCAAGCTTCATATCTTGTTACTGTAACTGAGTCTAAATTGTCAGCTTATTGTGTGGCATGAAGATCTATAGCAATTAAAACCTGAAAGGGTATGGAACTGAAGAAACTAATTCTGGTTAGGGTAGCAACTTGGTCTAATTTGGTGGATTCAGATATCTCCAGCTAAAACCATCACAGGTCCCATACCCATGTTCGTGACAAGTCGTGTTGACACCAAATTCCACCAAAAATACCAAGTTCAAGCAACAATCGAGGATAAGAGTTAGGAATATCATTAAAAAGCGTAACTCCAAATATGACATACCTCCTGATTCCACAGGAGGTCAAACCGTGATCCTGTTCCAACAGCCACACGTTTACCCCAAGAACAGGATGCAACTATGCTCGACAAGGAATCATCATAGCATTTCTCAGCAGCCCTTTCAAAACACTTTCTTGGTGTCTGTGCAACCATAAAAGAGCTAATTGATTCAAAGGAACAATGGTTTATCCAAGAAGGGACTTCTTGTAATTTCTCAACTTAGAAAGAATAACAAAATACTTACAAACAGTGTTGCTTCGGTAAATGGCACTTGAATATTCAATGAGCGAGATAGTGTTTTATAACCACCAGAGTTGAAGCCGATTAAATTTCCACAACATGTCATGCTGTTAGCTAAGAGCATGAGGTGTTCCTTTAGAACACCTCTTGTCACCATTGACACAGAAGTGGAGAGACGCTGTAAATGTCACAAAAAGTGAGCATTTTCAGTGACAGAGAATGAAACAATGAAGCTTTAAGATTATTTGTTAGGATAAAAGTATATATGAGCTACTATATTCATCCATTAACAGTAAGAAAAAGTAAGTTATGTTATAGTAGATGCCACGTGTGCAAAAAATGCAAGCCAAAAATGAAAAGTATGCACGTCTAAACAACCATCAAACCCTACTCTACACTTGATGTCTGGTTGAAATATACCTGCACTGCTTGTTCAAAAGCACAAGAAATTCCGAGCAGTTGCTCAACTTGCTTTATGGCATAAGGTATAGACCTATGGGTGTCAATTATATTTAGCACTGGAAGACAACAATCGATGACAGTCCTCCAGGCATCACCGTTCTGCTTCACAGCAGATTTCTCCAAAACAACTTCCAAAGCCAATTCACCCTTCTGAGTCTTACTTGGATTTCTTATCCAAGTTGTTGCATCAGGGTTAACCCAGATAATTTTTGCTGAACAGATACGAGGGTCACCTGTCCATTAAAGATACCAAAACAGTAAATATCAAAATGCAAACATTGTCGGAAAGCAACCATCATAACCAGTTTCTCAGATTACAAGCTAAATATAATTGAGACAGAGAAAGTATTCAAGGCCAAGTATCATAAGGtttggaaaagaaaacaacttgaGAGTTGTACAAAGTTGAAAATTAATGATACAACTAACAATAATTGTGTGGATATCTATATGAGTTTTGTTGCCTAGCCTTTTCTGGACCTTATACACTGCTACTATATGCTTaactcaaagaaattaaaatattcaaaaagtaTGACCAGAGATTGGAAGAGACTATATCTACAGCTTGGCGACCTTAACTTGTTAacataataattacatattaaaaatttttaaaaagaaagctAATCACACTGTCACCCTTATCTGTTGAGCAATATGTAAGATTCGTACATATTGCTGAACATTTCATCAAAAGAGAAACCAAAAATCACAAAGTATAGGGCAATACCCTTGATCACTGTTTGTAGAAGAACAGGGTAGATGATGTCAGCCAGGATTTGTATAGCACTATCTAGATTATCATCATTTGTATTTCGAAAAAAGAACATCAAGCATGGCATGTCAAGCCATTTGTCCACACAGGATTGCTGGATGGAACAACTTTCACTGCCAAAAAGTTCAAAGAGAGGAAAATTTATGTACATAGCGACAGAACAGTGCAGTGGATCAAGAAATAATAGAGATTCTCAATGATAAGACATGCAACCAAAGAGAAAGTCACAATAAGTAGAAATCAGATAAAATGAAATAGATAAAAGCAGACAATGCAAGCTAAACCGAACGTCAAACAGCCTCCCAAGTTCTTTTTTGGTGGCAGCCTAGTGACCTATCAGGTTCCTTCCAGAGAAAAGGTCAACATCAGCAGTGATTCTTATCATGCAAGAGTTTTACCAGTACTTTGTCCCATTGCAACCAGATAAATGTTATAACAGAAACAGATCACACACTGTTAGGGTTCTAGCACAGTTGGTCAATAAAGGGAGAATATCAAACTCTACTACTTCTAGATTGGCCAGCTGAAAGATGAAGTATGAGgcttctttttatgtttttgttaaaagGAAGAGCACTACAGCTCAAACCTAGGACTTCTATCCATGTCTCACACCCACCATTACTGATTGAGCTAAGGCCCAATTTTTAAGAGGTTTTTAAATTAACCCGTAATTAAAAGCATAAGCAATTTTAGGAGCCCAGAACACAGAGAAAAAGCACAAgtggtaaaattggaatattttgTAAGAACACTTTAACTAATAGCTGATTGCCAATAGTTGGTGCTTAGTCCGATTTTGGCATGAGATAAGTAATCAGAAGAATTTGGATTGTTGATAGTTGGCACTTAGTCATATTTTGAAATGCGTACAGTAAAGCAGAAGAATTTGGTATCTATTTCACATACCAATGTTATTACTGATAAGTTATATACTGCCTAGACATCAGCTAAAGAACATAATGCTAAGAGTCGCAccaatatatatttgtttttcaaatcaGTGGAACTACAATAAATTTTAGCAAACTTCTGGCAGTAACTATTAACAGACAGTAGAATAAAGAAAACACATTTAGTCCGCCATAACAAATTCCATTGAAGAAAACTAACCTGACAAACAAATCTGTCCTCTTAAAAGTTTCAgcagtttttttcttcttacgAAAGGAGTTAATAGTTTCTTGGCACTTCATATGAATCTCTTGCACACTAACACTCAACTCCTTCAATAGATCCTGTGTTTTTCACCACCTCTAAAATGAGATATATTAAAAGAAGCAACATGGATGCAATTTAAAGTCTTAAATATATCCCAAAAGAAACAATAATGTTAGGCTAAGTACAGTAACCTTATTGAGAAGGATATGCCCAACAAGGCCTGCCTCTATTTCTGATACAATTTGCTGCTGCTGGTATCTGTAAGCAATGCGCTACAGTTAGGCCTTATACTACTGCATTATTACTCAAGCTCATCAGTAATCATATACATATCCCCTTTTCAACAAACAAAATATGGGGGGGGGAATGGAACCCCAGAAAGCAGAGTGATTATGAGATTGAACATACTCAATGATGAAATCTACTGCAATATCTTTGAGTTTGACTCTTCTCAAATGATTCTTAACAAGATATGCTGCATTTTCTTGGCAATACTTTCTCCCACAATCACAATCTTTCAAATACAGAATTACACGGCGGTCAATTGGGTCATTTTTGAAACTTACTTTGCAAAGCAATATTTcctgaaaataagaaaatcacaAAGTAATGGTAAGTGATATACAAAACAGACATGCTTCAGCATTACTACCTAATCATTTCATTCTACACAATCCATAGTGGATTACCTTCATCAGTTCCCAAGAAGAATTGCTACTAGGAGATGAATCAAGCACTGCTTTATATGCCGGATTTGACATTGCAGTAGCAGCTAAGACACCCACAGGTTCACCAGCGGGGAATTGAGGTCTAGTTCTAGCACTTAGCCcatattgaaattgtattaTTGAATTGCTACTGACATTTCTAACTGTGCCATCATAACAAATAACAACATCACGAAGGATGGCCATCAAATTCTTAAACAAGGTCCCAGGTTCAGACAATCCTCTAGTGGAGCGAACCATTACTTCTCTTGTAGATATTGAATGAACAATGCCCTCATACGGATCAAGCCCACGGAAAAAGCAACTTTTAATCAGTCCAAACTCAGCAGAAGGATAATCGATTGCATCTGAAGGATATATGCTTTGAAATTGGTGAGCCACATCTTCAACCAAAGTCTTCGAGTAGAATTTTCCTTTATCAGAAAGTTGCATTCCCAAGAATCCAATCTGCTGAACAACCTTATTGACAGCAGAATCACTCCTAGAGTCAATTAAATTACCCAAagaggatgtttttagtatgAAATCAGCTATTGGCTCTTTGGCTACTCGAATGTGATTCTCCATTTGCAACTCAACTAATTCATTATAAGTTGACCTTAACTGATAAAGCAAGGGAGAAATAACCTGAATATCCTTCTGAATATTTTCTATAACTTCCCTAGAGACAGAAAAATCTTCTAGACAAACAGTGAAGCCCTCTGCAAAGATATTCTCCATCAATAAAGGTTGTAAAGAATCAAAGAAGTTAAGAACCTCTTTTGGACCCTTCTCATAGAAAATAGATGCCACAACTTCATTGATGACAGACTGCATAAGGTCCTTATTGAAATCAACTTTCAATATATCACTTTTTCCAATTAAGTATCTATCACTGGAGCAATCTAGGCATGCAGGAAAAGCGGTCTGCAGAATTTGGAAGGCTGTCCAACATGGAGCAACATGATTACACTTTAAAAAAGCAGGTTCTGGCAAAGCTGAAGAGAGAAACATAGACAATTGTTGAGCATCTGcctttttaaacaaaaatgtcTTAAGCATAACTCTGAGTGACAACAATGAATCAGTGGCCAACTGCAAATTTAGGTTGCCACTATGGGAGCTAAGCAACTGCTTCTCCACTGAAAAAAGCTCATAAACCTCTGCTTTTGCTGATAAAGACTGCGGATAGAACAAGTGAATACAATCTCCATCAAAATCAGCACTTAATGGCCCACAAATTAGGGGATTTATCTTCACTGTATGATCATCATGTACATATACAGAAAGTGCCTGCAATGAATGCTTATGTGTAGTCGGTGGCctatttatgaaaacaatatcTCCATCCATAATTCGCCGATGTACCACCTGACCAGGTCTCAAAAATGTATGCCCCTTTGACCCCTCCCTCAATGAATATGTAGAACCACCATCTCTGTAGGTCAAACACAACTTGTTATCCACCAGATTTTGCAAATATCTCATGTTGTGCATGTTAACCCTCTCCTCGAAAGTAATTCTCTGAGCAATTTCAGATGGAATGCCAATCTCATTCACCTTTTTGTATGGATCACCAGTAATCACACTGCGTGAAGAAAACCCTGAACCCTTTCTAATAAACAGTGTTCTCATTTTCTCTAGCCATGCTTTCGTTGACGAATCACTAGCATCTTTGTTAACCCCGTATCGTGCATCTATGCTGCGGGATGCTTTAACAGTACCCCTAACTTGAAGATATTGCTCAACTGCTGATTGCAAATCGTTAGCTTCTACTTCATGCGATTCAAAATTTGGGGTACCAGACCTTGAACTTTTGATAATTTCAACTTGCTTCAGAACCTTTCTCAGCATTGATGTAGAAAGATCCTGACAAAAAAAAGGTCAACCACGAAAGAGATAACACTAATATGATCCAACATGAAAACCAAGATAAGCAACCTAATTTGTTCATAATACACTTACC
This genomic stretch from Gossypium raimondii isolate GPD5lz chromosome 6, ASM2569854v1, whole genome shotgun sequence harbors:
- the LOC105772714 gene encoding DNA-directed RNA polymerase V subunit 1 gives rise to the protein MEENSSSVILDGEIVGIKFCLATPKEILTASVSGFPINHVSQLSNSYLGLPLEFGKCSACGTSEPGQCEGHFGYIELPIPIYHPSHISELKRLLSLLCLKCLKLKNKFQMKSGSVAERLLSSCCENTPQVSIKEVKTTDGACYLELKQPSRQSKTNWNFLERYGFRYGDHHTRTLLPCEVVEILKRIPSQTRRKLSGKGFFPQEGYILQYLPVPPNCLSVPDVSDGVSVMSSDLSTSMLRKVLKQVEIIKSSRSGTPNFESHEVEANDLQSAVEQYLQVRGTVKASRSIDARYGVNKDASDSSTKAWLEKMRTLFIRKGSGFSSRSVITGDPYKKVNEIGIPSEIAQRITFEERVNMHNMRYLQNLVDNKLCLTYRDGGSTYSLREGSKGHTFLRPGQVVHRRIMDGDIVFINRPPTTHKHSLQALSVYVHDDHTVKINPLICGPLSADFDGDCIHLFYPQSLSAKAEVYELFSVEKQLLSSHSGNLNLQLATDSLLSLRVMLKTFLFKKADAQQLSMFLSSALPEPAFLKCNHVAPCWTAFQILQTAFPACLDCSSDRYLIGKSDILKVDFNKDLMQSVINEVVASIFYEKGPKEVLNFFDSLQPLLMENIFAEGFTVCLEDFSVSREVIENIQKDIQVISPLLYQLRSTYNELVELQMENHIRVAKEPIADFILKTSSLGNLIDSRSDSAVNKVVQQIGFLGMQLSDKGKFYSKTLVEDVAHQFQSIYPSDAIDYPSAEFGLIKSCFFRGLDPYEGIVHSISTREVMVRSTRGLSEPGTLFKNLMAILRDVVICYDGTVRNVSSNSIIQFQYGLSARTRPQFPAGEPVGVLAATAMSNPAYKAVLDSSPSSNSSWELMKEILLCKVSFKNDPIDRRVILYLKDCDCGRKYCQENAAYLVKNHLRRVKLKDIAVDFIIEYQQQQIVSEIEAGLVGHILLNKDLLKELSVSVQEIHMKCQETINSFRKKKKTAETFKRTDLFVSESCSIQQSCVDKWLDMPCLMFFFRNTNDDNLDSAIQILADIIYPVLLQTVIKGDPRICSAKIIWVNPDATTWIRNPSKTQKGELALEVVLEKSAVKQNGDAWRTVIDCCLPVLNIIDTHRSIPYAIKQVEQLLGISCAFEQAVQRLSTSVSMVTRGVLKEHLMLLANSMTCCGNLIGFNSGGYKTLSRSLNIQVPFTEATLFTPRKCFERAAEKCYDDSLSSIVASCSWGKRVAVGTGSRFDLLWNQESGSDQMSGMDVYNFLHMVSGAGGSNSNTACLGEEVDDLMDEWCLSPDHSTGLDKPVFEDAAEFENNLDGQSASANWEKDVSLDKVSDVGWDASGWNKNAEDVDKFAAAATSSEKQNEWSGWGASKSNSQDVGWDALSGWNKNAEDGDKFAAAATSSKKQNECSDWGASKSKSQDVVSPKVDVGWDALSAWHKNAEDGDNFAAAASSSKKQSEWSDWGMSKSKSQDVSPKTDGTCMKEQTELSGWEMKKFDTRDVLPVEERASKPNGWDSGASWGIMSKESEELDASAAAPWSGWGTKDSSPKKSLDKTSKSSSWDTVSSWGRKTAAVHESGFIGNDNQPGQGRIENEWDNKASQVKPVQSASGWNNKVTEEMVVQSTSSWDEKASWEKPVQSMSGWVSSSAAGSDESPTKGCSKNSNWDQQKAQTMNNAWDQQKSPATNSSWDRQKSSTANNSWDQQKPPANSSWDQEKSPTINNSWDQQKSPECSQGWGTLNDLNQPASSSGWDMPQGEDNTQSEKQHQWGQSKGSRRWASDANKKSRPLKPARMMNDDSSMAAMYTVTRQRLDMFTSEEKDILLDVEPLMQSIRKIMHQTGYNDGDPLSADDQTFVLDNVLAHHPDKAVKMGAGIDYVMVNKHSLFLDTRCLYVVTTDGHKQDFSYLKCLENMIKGKYPDLAEAFVAKYFRKSRGNRERGVAPENSQGNRDQSVTQDDNSQGNRDRSDRSVAQDDNEGEVKQ